One Oryctolagus cuniculus chromosome 7, mOryCun1.1, whole genome shotgun sequence genomic window, GGAGTCAATGAAGTACCTCCTGCACGGAAGGGAGGTGAGGAGGGTGAGAGGGGAAGCCTGTCGGGCACGCCCAGCTGCCTGACCCTCGTTCACTCCCCGACGCCAGACTCCGGGCCTGAGAGATGGGAGGCGGGCAGACCCTGCGCGCCCCAAAGCCCGGACTTCTCACATGCCCCGGCCCGCACCGCGGaacctcctcctccccaggccgGACTCGGCCGGGACTCACGCGCAGGCCAGACAGCGATGCAGGCCGCCCCCCGGCAGGTCAGGGTCGGGCTCGGCGTCCGGGTGGAGCGGGGGGCGCGGGGGCCCCTGCGGCCGCAGCTCGCGGTGAATCTCATCCAGGTCGGGCCGCCGCCGCTTAGCCTTCATCTGGCGGGCTAAGGAGTGCGCACGGTGAGCGCCCGTCCGGCGGGAACGACCCATGGCCAGTGGCAAGCGAGCGCAGACGCCGGGAGCTCGCAGGGAAGCGCACGTGCGGCACTTCCGGACCTCTGGATGACGTCGGGAGTCGCCCGGAGGCGGGGCCGCCTCGGCCTGACCGCCTCTGATGACGTCACGGACGCGGCCAGCGGCtcgggcgccccctggcggccatCTGGCTCGGTGACCAGTCCGGTGGGGGCCCCCTGGCCGTCGCTGGGGagcggcgggggaggggtgcgTGAGCCTTGGGGGTGCTTCGCGACCGGCCCCGCGGCTCTGCTTGGCCCGGCCCCACCTGTCTGAGCGACGTTCCCCGGCCCTCTCATCCCTTCCCGACTCCCAGACCTTAGGCTCcgcggtgggggtgggtgggttgcTTTAAGCATCTTCGGAAAGCGCTGTTAAATATCTGACTGAATAAATTCATGAATGAATGAGAGTGGGCGACGTTGGGATCCTGGCTCTAACAGGACTTCCCGAGATACTTCCAATCCCTGACCAAGTCCTCACCTCTTCTCAGGGCTCCCAAGTTGTCCCTTGGGGTTTCCAtcctccatccctccccaggcaaactcctgggggaggggtgttccTTCCAGAGGTCACAGTGCTCAGGCATGCCGACTGCTCCTCTCACAAGGAGAGGAGTGCTCAGGAAGGGACCCCATCCTTCGTCTGGCAGGGCGTTCTCGTGAGTGGGCTGGCAGCAAAGACGGGGATACAGGGGCCAGCGCATGTTGCCGCCGGTTAAACCTGCAGCTTGCGGCCcatatcagtttgagtcctggctactctgctttgacccaggtctctgctaatgcacctgggaaagcagaggaaggtggcccaagtgcttgggtcccctcctgtgggagaaccagatggagttctggcctccgagctttggcctggactagccctggccaCCCTGGCCATTTGAGAGagcgaaccagcacatggaagatctctctgtgtctctccctctgtctattgctctgcctttcaaaataaataaataaatctaacagagagagagagagagagagagagatggggatacAGCCAGGTGTTGTGTgctcagagcagagagagaggccagatGGCCATTTCCTGTTCACGGGAGCCTGGTGCCTCCCGGGCCAGCCAGAGCCACTTCCTCTGGACTGGGCCACAGGACTTCAGCAATAATTCAGGGGCTCCTGCTCTTTGGGACCTGTTGCCAGGAAACAGGGAGACAGGCACGTGCATCCCTGGGGGGGAGGAATCAGTTTCCAGCCCAGACAAACCAGTGAAACGTAAGCCCAGGATGCCgaccaggagctggggacctTCCCACTCTGACTCACAGAGGCTGAGGGTGCAGCCGGCTGCTGTCCCAGGGGTCTCTGGTGTGGATCCTAGATCAAGGGCTTTGTTGTATAAAGAGGATTTTCCTGGAACCGTTCCAAGAGATTGCAACCTCAAGTACTCCAAGCCCaggaagcatctctctctctctctctctctctctctctctctctcttcattattCCTGGCCAATATGGGTCAAGACAGGGACTGAGGTGGCAGAGGCTGCCCTGTCTTGTCTCCAGCTTGACTCCTCTGGATCAGGTTCATCTGCTGGGCACTGTGCCAGCTGAGAAGGCTGGTGCATCTTTAATGAAGCCACCTGATCCCTGGGACAGGCTCTTGGCCTCACCGAGTTTCTGGAGCCAGATCCACTGGTGCCCACTGAGCCACCGCCTTCCTGTGCCTGGCCACCAGGTCCCTTGTGCCTGCAGCCATGAACCAGGCCTTCTGGAAAACCTACAAGTCCAAAGTGTTGCAGACTCTCAGTGGGGAATCCCAGGAGGACCTGGCAGAAGAGGTGGGTGCTGTCCTTGCCGAATGTGGGTGGGACAcgggagacagagagcaggagccaagggagagagagggcctgGGAAGAGAAGCACATTTGTGCAGAGGCCACTGGCACAAGGAGGGCTGATAAGCAGCAATGGTGCAGAGCCAAGAACCTCAGAAAACTGGAGAAGACCTGGGGCCATGGAGAAGCGGTCTTTGTCTCCAAAGACCCCAGGGCTTCCACGTGGGACAGATTCTTCTAGGACAAGTTGGAGCtagccacacagccacacaacaacttttttttttttttaagatttatttatggggctggtgctgtggtgcagtgggttaaagccctggcctgaagtgctggcatcccatatgggcgctggtt contains:
- the ZNF593 gene encoding zinc finger protein 593 — translated: MGRSRRTGAHRAHSLARQMKAKRRRPDLDEIHRELRPQGPPRPPLHPDAEPDPDLPGGGLHRCLACARYFIDSANLKTHFRSKDHKKRLKQLTVEPYSQEEAERAAGMGSYVPPKRLAVPAEVSTETPEMDTSST